A genomic window from Bdellovibrio sp. SKB1291214 includes:
- a CDS encoding AmpG family muropeptide MFS transporter, whose protein sequence is MLIILLLGFSSGLPLALTGGTLKTWLSREHVDIGTIGYFSWVGIAYSLKFLWSPLLDRYTLFKAGRRRSWMIVTQVALMGCLLFLGTLNPLNNLSLMAAMAVLIAFFSATQDIAIDAYRRELLSNEELGLGSSLNIYGYRIAMLISGGAGIGLVGSTFWPITWGQLYFLMAGFMAIGLITTIFAPEPKLDTPPPKTLLQAVVDPFAEFLKRPGAGYILSFVLLFKIGDALAGSLLNPFYVEMGFSNADIGLIAKTFGFASSLIGMFLGGIAIFYIGIYRSLWVFGILQAISTAAFAILTYTGNQLVPFAAVIVLEDISTGMATSAFVAFMAALTNKKYTATQYAILSSVATLGRTFFSGFAGDIVKHFGWANFFFICALIAIPGLLMLIGMKKYHTDQAV, encoded by the coding sequence ATGCTTATCATCCTGCTTCTGGGGTTTTCCAGTGGTCTGCCGCTGGCTTTGACCGGTGGCACGTTGAAAACTTGGCTGTCGCGCGAGCATGTTGACATCGGAACCATTGGATACTTTAGCTGGGTCGGCATTGCCTATTCTTTAAAGTTTTTGTGGTCTCCACTTTTGGATCGCTATACGTTGTTTAAAGCGGGTCGCCGTCGCAGCTGGATGATTGTCACACAAGTGGCCTTAATGGGTTGCTTGCTGTTTCTGGGTACTTTAAATCCCCTGAATAATTTAAGCTTGATGGCAGCGATGGCCGTACTCATCGCATTCTTTAGTGCAACTCAAGACATTGCTATCGATGCTTACCGCCGCGAGTTGTTGTCGAATGAAGAATTAGGTTTGGGCTCTTCACTAAACATATACGGTTATAGAATTGCTATGTTGATTTCCGGCGGAGCCGGAATTGGCTTAGTTGGATCAACATTCTGGCCCATAACATGGGGACAGCTTTATTTTCTGATGGCCGGCTTTATGGCAATAGGTTTAATAACGACGATCTTTGCACCAGAGCCAAAACTGGATACACCTCCACCGAAAACCTTGTTACAAGCCGTAGTCGATCCCTTTGCGGAATTCTTAAAAAGACCGGGTGCCGGTTATATCTTGAGTTTCGTTTTACTTTTTAAAATTGGAGACGCGCTTGCTGGCTCCCTTCTTAACCCATTCTATGTCGAGATGGGTTTTTCCAACGCAGATATTGGATTGATTGCTAAGACCTTTGGGTTTGCTTCATCCTTGATTGGCATGTTCTTGGGTGGGATTGCGATTTTCTATATCGGGATTTATCGTTCGCTATGGGTGTTCGGGATTCTGCAGGCGATCTCAACCGCCGCATTTGCTATCCTGACTTATACTGGCAATCAACTGGTCCCTTTTGCAGCAGTCATTGTCTTAGAGGACATTAGCACAGGAATGGCTACATCAGCCTTTGTTGCTTTCATGGCCGCATTGACCAACAAGAAATACACAGCCACTCAGTATGCGATTCTTTCCAGTGTAGCAACGTTAGGTCGCACGTTCTTTTCTGGCTTTGCGGGTGACATTGTTAAGCACTTTGGTTGGGCAAACTTTTTCTTTATCTGTGCGTTGATTGCAATCCCAGGGCTGTTGATGCTCATTGGAATGAAAAAGTATCATACAGATCAAGCGGTGTAA
- a CDS encoding 3-oxoacyl-[acyl-carrier-protein] synthase III C-terminal domain-containing protein, translating to MYLGHFHSIEPPHQVSQNASLDWLSTAHHLAQKDQAHTKEEYLKMFHRVGCSEQQIQHRYFFVPDVGETNWEKNKIYPIPSSNRGVSMHYRHEFYHEIVQKLFHQIYESRTYPDDMIHVSCTGYISPSAAQLVALKSPKPVTVTHSYHMGCYGAFPALRMAAGFLANESILGEKKSVDLVHTELCSLHMNPEDPTLEQMVIQSLFADGCIAYRMSHEKPQSGFKIHSLYEEIIPDTADAMEWMVSDWGMKMTLSKDVPSMVGSKIREFTQRWFDKRGYDLADIRKNALFAVHPGGPKIIDQVAQHLELSAVQVNASRRLLHNRGNMSSATLPHLWETLIDDDAIPSGTKIVSYAFGPGLTVCAGLMEKI from the coding sequence ATGTACCTTGGACACTTTCACTCGATAGAGCCACCCCATCAAGTTTCTCAGAATGCCAGCCTGGACTGGCTTTCAACAGCCCATCATCTGGCACAAAAAGATCAGGCCCACACCAAAGAAGAATACTTAAAAATGTTTCACCGTGTGGGCTGTTCAGAACAACAAATTCAACATCGCTACTTTTTCGTTCCTGACGTCGGGGAAACCAATTGGGAAAAAAATAAAATCTATCCCATTCCGAGCAGCAACCGTGGTGTCAGCATGCACTATCGACACGAGTTCTATCACGAAATAGTGCAAAAATTATTTCATCAAATTTATGAATCCAGAACATATCCAGACGACATGATTCATGTCAGCTGCACGGGGTACATTTCTCCAAGTGCCGCGCAGCTGGTGGCTTTAAAATCTCCGAAGCCTGTCACTGTCACTCACTCTTATCACATGGGTTGTTATGGGGCCTTTCCAGCCTTGCGAATGGCGGCAGGTTTTTTAGCCAACGAATCCATCTTGGGTGAAAAGAAATCAGTGGATTTAGTTCACACTGAGCTTTGCAGTTTGCACATGAACCCTGAAGACCCAACTCTTGAACAGATGGTGATTCAAAGTCTGTTCGCAGACGGCTGCATCGCTTATCGCATGAGCCATGAAAAGCCTCAGTCTGGATTTAAAATTCATTCTTTATATGAAGAAATTATTCCCGATACAGCCGATGCCATGGAATGGATGGTTTCTGATTGGGGAATGAAAATGACTTTATCAAAAGATGTCCCCTCCATGGTCGGATCCAAAATCAGAGAGTTTACGCAGCGGTGGTTCGATAAACGCGGATATGATCTTGCTGACATTCGAAAAAATGCTCTATTTGCGGTTCATCCCGGGGGCCCTAAAATTATTGATCAAGTGGCTCAACATCTTGAACTATCGGCTGTCCAAGTTAATGCGAGCCGCAGACTTTTACACAACCGAGGCAATATGTCTTCAGCCACCCTACCCCACTTGTGGGAGACACTGATAGACGATGATGCCATTCCATCAGGCACTAAAATAGTTAGTTATGCTTTCGGGCCAGGACTGACCGTGTGCGCGGGATTGATGGAGAAAATATGA
- a CDS encoding GFA family protein, whose protein sequence is MQKHIGSCHCGEVKYEATGDFSEVISCNCSMCRRKGTLLAFVPAENFKMLSGAEELVDYQFGKKRIHDTFCGECGVTPFAHGMAPNSSHKMFAINVRCFDDIDLDSLKVKKVDGKSFPI, encoded by the coding sequence ATGCAAAAACATATCGGCAGCTGTCACTGCGGTGAAGTGAAATACGAAGCAACTGGAGATTTCAGCGAAGTTATCAGTTGTAACTGTTCGATGTGCAGACGAAAGGGGACTCTTCTGGCATTTGTGCCAGCAGAAAACTTCAAGATGTTGTCTGGTGCCGAAGAACTTGTAGACTATCAATTCGGCAAAAAAAGAATTCATGATACTTTTTGTGGCGAGTGTGGAGTTACACCATTCGCTCACGGGATGGCTCCAAATAGTAGTCACAAAATGTTTGCCATTAACGTTCGATGTTTTGACGATATAGATCTAGACTCATTGAAAGTTAAAAAGGTCGACGGTAAGTCTTTCCCTATTTAG
- a CDS encoding SRPBCC family protein — translation MRINKGAILIVLFLCGIELSVAQIKMFKNAVRPTKGISVTYPSKQISIAINKNANEVYQFISTPENMPRWAAGLSQSQMVKSGDDWIAESPMGKVKVRFAEKNKFGVVDHDVTLPSGETNHNPLRVVRNGDGSEVIFTLYRLPKVSDADFDKDAAAVKKDLETLKSLLEK, via the coding sequence ATGCGCATAAATAAAGGTGCTATTCTTATCGTTCTATTTCTGTGCGGAATTGAACTATCCGTTGCTCAGATAAAAATGTTTAAGAATGCTGTACGTCCTACTAAAGGAATTTCTGTGACTTATCCATCCAAGCAGATTTCAATAGCAATTAATAAGAATGCAAATGAAGTGTATCAGTTCATTTCTACGCCGGAGAATATGCCAAGATGGGCTGCAGGGCTTAGTCAGTCGCAAATGGTAAAATCAGGTGACGATTGGATTGCTGAGTCGCCAATGGGGAAGGTGAAGGTGCGATTCGCAGAAAAAAATAAATTCGGTGTCGTTGATCATGACGTAACCCTACCTTCCGGAGAAACGAATCACAATCCTTTGAGAGTCGTGAGAAATGGCGATGGAAGCGAAGTCATTTTCACACTTTATCGTTTACCCAAGGTTTCGGATGCAGATTTTGATAAAGATGCAGCAGCCGTAAAGAAAGATTTAGAAACTCTAAAATCGCTTCTAGAGAAGTAA
- a CDS encoding FKBP-type peptidyl-prolyl cis-trans isomerase, translated as MRKVLAFNYVLKDQNGQILDKSEKGQPLPFLEGAGQILPKLEEKIKDMKEGDKMNVKLAAADGYGEVRDNMFMDVPKEELAHLPQLEIGAHLRLELGNGQHIVRVSKMSDTHVTLDGNHPLAGQPLEFDIEMALVRPATEEELQHGHPHGLHGDSGHHH; from the coding sequence ATGAGAAAAGTATTGGCGTTTAATTACGTACTTAAAGACCAAAATGGACAAATCCTAGATAAATCTGAAAAAGGTCAGCCACTACCTTTCCTTGAGGGTGCGGGCCAAATCCTTCCAAAATTGGAAGAGAAAATCAAAGACATGAAAGAGGGCGACAAAATGAACGTGAAACTTGCTGCAGCTGATGGTTACGGCGAAGTTCGCGACAACATGTTCATGGATGTTCCTAAAGAAGAGCTTGCTCATCTTCCACAATTGGAAATCGGAGCGCACTTGCGTTTGGAATTGGGCAACGGTCAACACATCGTTCGCGTTTCTAAAATGTCAGACACTCACGTAACTCTAGATGGTAATCACCCTCTAGCGGGCCAGCCACTTGAGTTCGATATTGAAATGGCGTTGGTAAGACCAGCGACAGAAGAAGAACTTCAGCATGGTCATCCGCATGGACTGCACGGCGACAGCGGCCACCACCACTAA
- a CDS encoding arylesterase: MRTLIVTFLLFFSSVSFAQKKLIILGDSITEGYGVSKEAAYPAIFEKKLHDAGKKEWTIVNAGVSGSTTASGISRMKWLFKTKPDVVFLALGANDGLRGLKVEESQKNLATAIEYAQKEKVQVILGGLYMPPNYGKDYTDKFAKMYEDLAKRYKLTFIPFILDKVAGNPKYNLADGIHPNEEGHKIIADTIFNALKGKL; this comes from the coding sequence ATGAGAACTTTAATCGTTACGTTTCTACTTTTTTTCTCTTCGGTCTCTTTCGCACAAAAAAAATTAATCATTCTCGGAGACTCCATCACTGAAGGATATGGCGTTTCCAAGGAAGCTGCTTATCCAGCGATCTTTGAAAAAAAATTGCATGATGCTGGTAAAAAAGAATGGACCATCGTAAATGCGGGTGTCAGCGGTTCAACGACGGCATCGGGAATTTCCAGAATGAAGTGGCTGTTTAAAACAAAACCCGACGTTGTCTTTCTCGCGTTGGGAGCAAACGATGGTTTGCGCGGTTTGAAAGTGGAGGAGAGCCAAAAGAATTTAGCGACGGCCATCGAGTACGCCCAGAAAGAAAAAGTACAAGTGATCTTGGGAGGGCTTTACATGCCTCCAAATTATGGCAAGGACTATACTGATAAATTCGCAAAGATGTACGAGGACCTGGCCAAGAGATACAAGCTGACCTTCATCCCATTCATTCTTGATAAAGTTGCTGGGAATCCGAAATACAATCTGGCTGATGGAATTCATCCAAATGAAGAAGGTCACAAGATTATCGCAGACACGATCTTTAATGCATTGAAAGGCAAGTTATGA
- a CDS encoding YeiH family protein, whose protein sequence is MNIQKIQYPVSMALIPVLAIGCFVFPVSSALALVLGLVTAITVGNPYITKTRKLTSNLLSIAVIGLGAGMDLNVVGRVGAQGVGYTVLGISMTLGIGYLLGKILKTERDTSILVSAGTAICGGSAIAAVSSSIKAKPHEISVSLGVVFMLNALALIVFPIVGHHFNLTEGQFGLWSALAIHDTSSVVGATLQYGPHALEVGTTVKLARALWIVPVTLFYGYLVSRKQEATVGKTKFPWFILGFLLAAALVTWIPQLQEPGKFVNDIAKKLLVVTLLLIGANLTRDTLRSVGLRPLIQGVLLWIIVGSLTLGAVLLGWISLT, encoded by the coding sequence ATGAACATACAAAAAATCCAATATCCTGTATCGATGGCCCTAATTCCTGTGCTTGCAATAGGCTGTTTCGTTTTCCCTGTTTCCTCTGCACTGGCGTTGGTGTTGGGATTAGTAACTGCGATCACGGTTGGGAATCCCTATATCACAAAAACTCGGAAACTGACGTCAAACCTACTAAGTATCGCCGTCATCGGTTTAGGCGCTGGAATGGATCTGAATGTGGTGGGGAGAGTGGGTGCTCAAGGGGTCGGCTATACGGTGCTTGGTATTTCGATGACGTTGGGGATTGGTTATCTTTTAGGAAAAATTCTAAAAACAGAACGTGACACGTCGATCTTAGTTTCAGCAGGAACTGCAATTTGTGGGGGGAGCGCAATTGCTGCGGTTTCCTCATCGATCAAGGCAAAACCTCACGAAATATCTGTTTCCCTGGGCGTCGTATTTATGTTGAACGCGTTGGCATTAATTGTGTTTCCCATTGTCGGTCATCATTTCAATTTAACAGAAGGGCAATTCGGTTTGTGGAGCGCATTAGCGATTCACGATACAAGCTCCGTTGTGGGCGCCACTTTGCAATACGGTCCGCATGCTTTGGAAGTGGGAACGACAGTGAAACTTGCGCGCGCTTTGTGGATTGTGCCGGTGACATTGTTTTATGGATACCTCGTTTCAAGAAAACAAGAAGCTACGGTGGGTAAAACAAAGTTTCCCTGGTTTATTTTAGGATTTTTACTAGCAGCCGCTCTAGTTACTTGGATTCCTCAGCTTCAAGAACCCGGAAAATTTGTGAACGACATTGCAAAAAAACTTTTAGTGGTCACACTGTTGCTTATCGGAGCGAATCTGACTCGCGACACATTACGCAGTGTTGGTTTGCGACCACTGATTCAAGGTGTGTTACTGTGGATCATTGTTGGCAGCCTGACTCTGGGGGCGGTCTTGTTAGGTTGGATTTCGCTGACTTAA
- a CDS encoding DUF4442 domain-containing protein, with amino-acid sequence MTSWIRRMGARTPSWLVARLISLWTPYLGAGIRIVEISPDYRYVKVCMKLSWYNRNYVGTQFGGSLYAMTDPFFMLMLMNNVGPDYYVWDKGATIDFVAPGKTEVTAEFRINDEIIQKVLQETAAGEKYIFDLPVQVLDAKGELVASVMKKLYVRKKKKDPT; translated from the coding sequence ATCACGAGTTGGATAAGAAGAATGGGAGCACGAACTCCGAGTTGGTTAGTAGCACGTCTGATCAGTCTGTGGACCCCTTACTTAGGAGCCGGTATTAGGATCGTGGAGATTTCTCCAGACTATCGCTACGTCAAAGTGTGCATGAAGTTATCCTGGTATAATCGCAATTATGTTGGAACTCAATTCGGCGGTTCGTTGTACGCGATGACCGATCCATTTTTCATGCTAATGCTTATGAATAATGTAGGTCCCGATTATTATGTCTGGGATAAAGGAGCGACCATTGATTTCGTGGCTCCCGGAAAAACCGAAGTCACGGCTGAATTCAGAATCAACGATGAAATTATTCAAAAAGTTCTGCAAGAAACAGCAGCGGGAGAAAAGTATATTTTCGATCTCCCAGTTCAAGTCTTAGATGCTAAGGGCGAGCTCGTGGCATCAGTGATGAAAAAGCTTTACGTGCGGAAAAAGAAAAAAGACCCCACTTAG
- a CDS encoding DEAD/DEAH box helicase — protein MKFEKFHLSEDLLRNLEDNGYFRTTDIQFKAIPSILKGEDVLAIAQTGTGKTAAFAIPIINMIHSEKSSKRAVGIKCLVLVPTRELAQQIGEVFNKFAKHTKVKAFALYGGVEQDAQIKKLEDGIDILIATPGRMFDLISQGFIGIHQIEHLVLDEADQMLDLGFIDDIEDIKRKLNRRHQTLFFSATINPEIKKLAYSQVRSNAIRIEISPEDPVSKNVKHFVMFVEMDDKRFFLAEYINQNPDGKFIVFVRTRVRAERVAKALERAQIASITLHGEKDQADRAEVLSSFRKGDCKIMIATDVSARGIDIPDVTHVINYDLPEKPENYVHRIGRTGRGFNKGIAVSFCATEEKELLADIEALLTKPVEVIKVNKADYKIIASQPEMSDIDKSLQALLDSEDLFANPKKAKWKKK, from the coding sequence ATGAAATTCGAAAAATTCCACCTCTCTGAAGACCTTCTTCGCAACCTAGAAGACAACGGCTATTTCCGTACCACTGATATTCAGTTCAAAGCCATTCCTTCCATCTTAAAAGGCGAAGACGTTCTGGCGATCGCGCAAACGGGCACAGGTAAAACGGCTGCATTTGCAATTCCGATCATCAATATGATCCATTCCGAAAAAAGCAGCAAACGAGCAGTAGGCATCAAGTGCTTAGTGCTTGTTCCGACGCGGGAACTTGCGCAGCAAATCGGGGAAGTGTTCAATAAATTCGCGAAACACACCAAGGTGAAAGCTTTTGCCTTGTACGGTGGTGTTGAACAAGACGCTCAAATTAAGAAACTTGAAGACGGGATCGATATTTTAATCGCGACACCGGGTCGCATGTTTGACTTAATCTCTCAAGGCTTCATCGGCATTCATCAGATTGAACACCTCGTTTTGGATGAAGCGGACCAAATGCTTGATCTTGGTTTCATCGATGATATCGAAGACATCAAGCGCAAGCTGAACCGTCGTCATCAAACTTTGTTCTTCTCTGCCACGATCAATCCTGAAATTAAAAAATTGGCTTATTCTCAAGTTCGTAGCAATGCGATTCGCATCGAGATCTCTCCAGAAGATCCTGTTTCGAAAAATGTGAAGCATTTTGTGATGTTCGTAGAGATGGACGACAAACGTTTCTTCTTGGCGGAATACATCAATCAAAATCCTGATGGCAAGTTCATCGTTTTTGTTCGTACTCGCGTCCGCGCAGAACGTGTTGCCAAAGCTTTAGAACGCGCACAAATCGCATCAATCACATTGCATGGTGAAAAAGACCAGGCTGACCGTGCTGAAGTTCTGAGTTCATTCCGAAAGGGTGATTGTAAAATCATGATCGCGACGGATGTCAGCGCACGTGGTATCGATATTCCTGACGTCACACACGTGATTAACTATGACCTTCCTGAAAAACCGGAGAACTATGTTCACCGTATTGGTCGTACCGGTCGCGGCTTTAATAAAGGTATTGCAGTTTCATTCTGTGCTACTGAAGAAAAAGAGCTATTAGCCGACATTGAAGCATTATTGACCAAGCCAGTTGAAGTTATTAAAGTAAACAAAGCTGATTATAAAATTATCGCTTCACAACCAGAAATGTCAGATATCGACAAGAGTCTTCAGGCGCTTCTTGATAGCGAAGATCTTTTCGCGAACCCTAAAAAAGCGAAGTGGAAAAAAAAGTAG
- a CDS encoding YajQ family cyclic di-GMP-binding protein, whose translation MPSFDIVSELNLQEVDNGVNQARKEVEGRYDFKGSQAEIGWDKDKKEISLSAEDEYKIEQMGSILQTKLHRRGVDIKATKFDKIEAVGGKMLRQKVTLQQGIDREVAKEIIKAIKDAKLKVQPQINDDKVKVTGKSIDELQECIALIRSGSFAVPLQFNNMRS comes from the coding sequence ATGCCTTCGTTTGATATTGTTTCTGAGTTGAACCTTCAAGAAGTTGATAATGGTGTTAATCAAGCTCGTAAAGAGGTTGAGGGTCGTTATGATTTTAAAGGGAGTCAGGCTGAAATTGGTTGGGATAAAGACAAGAAAGAAATTAGTCTGTCTGCCGAAGACGAATATAAAATCGAACAAATGGGCAGTATTCTTCAGACGAAACTGCACCGTCGTGGAGTTGATATCAAAGCTACTAAGTTTGATAAGATCGAAGCGGTCGGTGGCAAAATGCTCCGTCAAAAGGTCACTTTGCAGCAAGGTATTGACCGCGAAGTTGCTAAAGAAATCATAAAAGCTATTAAAGACGCTAAGTTAAAAGTTCAGCCTCAAATCAACGATGATAAGGTGAAAGTTACTGGCAAAAGCATCGATGAATTACAAGAATGTATTGCTTTGATTCGCTCAGGATCTTTCGCAGTTCCATTGCAGTTTAATAATATGAGATCCTAA
- a CDS encoding DoxX family membrane protein, which yields MKAKTPVIVRVLFGLIFFASGIAGLLQQMQLMPPPPMDGMSPAMLTYFQGLVASVYFMPFLKIVETVFGLLIIMGWFVPLSLVILAPVVLNIFLVHAFLAPSGLPVAVILGLMMIYLSFFSPYSPKIKALFTKK from the coding sequence ATGAAAGCTAAAACTCCAGTCATCGTGCGTGTACTTTTTGGATTGATCTTTTTCGCGTCGGGTATTGCAGGCTTGCTGCAGCAGATGCAGCTTATGCCACCACCACCGATGGATGGAATGTCCCCAGCTATGCTGACTTACTTTCAAGGTCTTGTAGCCTCTGTCTATTTCATGCCGTTCCTAAAAATCGTAGAAACCGTATTTGGCCTTTTGATCATCATGGGCTGGTTCGTACCTCTCTCGTTGGTCATCTTGGCTCCTGTCGTTTTGAATATTTTCCTAGTTCATGCCTTCCTGGCACCAAGTGGTCTACCGGTGGCGGTGATCCTGGGGCTTATGATGATTTATCTTTCCTTCTTCTCGCCTTATTCGCCTAAAATTAAGGCCCTATTTACCAAAAAATAG
- a CDS encoding aldo/keto reductase: MAFKSAVTLKDGTHMPQLGYGVWQVPDEGAEATVGEAFKVGYRAIDTAAIYRNEAGVGRAIANSGLPRNEIHITTKLWNEDQGYDKAMRAVDSSLKKLGLEQVDLYLVHWPSPHRGLYLETWKAMVEIKKQGKAKSIGVSNFMPEHLTRIMDATGEVPVLNQIELHPKFQQKALREFHAKHGIFTECWSPLGQGKILEDDQLKQIANKHGKSVAQVIIRWHLQNNFIVIPKSATPSRIKENFDVSDFKLNEDDMARIERMDSKDGRIGPNPMTAEF; this comes from the coding sequence ATGGCTTTTAAATCTGCAGTGACTTTAAAAGACGGCACTCACATGCCGCAACTTGGTTACGGTGTATGGCAAGTTCCTGATGAAGGAGCCGAGGCCACGGTCGGCGAAGCATTCAAGGTTGGATACCGTGCGATCGATACGGCCGCGATTTATCGCAATGAAGCCGGTGTGGGCCGTGCGATCGCAAATAGCGGGTTACCTCGTAACGAAATACACATTACCACCAAACTTTGGAATGAAGACCAAGGTTACGACAAAGCGATGAGAGCAGTGGATTCAAGTCTTAAAAAATTAGGATTGGAGCAAGTTGACTTGTATCTGGTTCATTGGCCGTCTCCTCATCGTGGCTTGTATCTGGAAACGTGGAAAGCGATGGTAGAGATCAAAAAGCAAGGCAAAGCTAAATCCATCGGTGTTTCGAATTTTATGCCAGAGCACCTGACTCGTATTATGGATGCGACAGGAGAGGTTCCCGTTTTAAACCAAATAGAGCTTCATCCGAAATTTCAACAAAAGGCTTTACGTGAATTTCACGCGAAACACGGTATTTTCACCGAATGTTGGAGTCCCCTGGGGCAAGGTAAAATTTTAGAAGATGACCAACTTAAACAGATAGCGAATAAACATGGAAAGTCTGTTGCACAAGTGATCATCCGTTGGCATTTACAAAATAACTTTATCGTGATTCCAAAATCGGCCACACCATCTCGTATTAAAGAAAACTTTGATGTATCAGACTTCAAATTAAACGAAGACGATATGGCAAGAATTGAAAGAATGGATAGCAAAGACGGGCGTATTGGACCCAATCCAATGACGGCAGAGTTTTAG
- a CDS encoding hemerythrin domain-containing protein: MKQTTEENKSQEPRITKMDDIIEMILEDHKPLKKLIKIMKDSDREISERAEAFAEFAPLLISHAKPEEDSLYAFMKKDEDLREEGLEGDVEHQLADQLCEEIKRTTDPEEMGARIKVLAELVEHHIEEEEEDLLPDFKDNSEIEERVALGKQFIELKTAMLVKGGEDSPKENSLH; this comes from the coding sequence ATGAAACAAACAACTGAAGAAAATAAATCACAAGAACCAAGAATCACAAAAATGGACGACATCATTGAAATGATCTTGGAAGATCACAAGCCTCTTAAAAAACTGATCAAAATTATGAAGGATTCTGATCGCGAAATTTCAGAGCGTGCAGAAGCTTTTGCAGAATTCGCCCCTTTGCTTATCAGCCATGCGAAACCGGAAGAGGACAGTCTTTATGCCTTCATGAAAAAGGATGAAGACCTTCGCGAAGAAGGTTTGGAAGGTGATGTCGAACATCAGCTTGCAGATCAACTTTGTGAAGAAATTAAACGCACAACAGATCCAGAAGAAATGGGCGCTCGAATTAAAGTATTGGCAGAATTGGTCGAGCATCACATTGAAGAAGAGGAAGAAGATTTACTTCCTGACTTTAAAGACAACTCGGAAATTGAAGAGCGTGTCGCACTTGGAAAACAATTTATCGAGTTGAAAACTGCGATGTTGGTTAAAGGTGGCGAAGACTCTCCGAAAGAAAACTCTTTGCACTAG
- a CDS encoding HNH endonuclease: MKPRGSHAVRFCRENVYIRDNYTCQYCGEKLNAKQLTLDHVVPASHNGPKNWTNVVSACRDCNQRKANRTPRTANMPLLTEPRAPNWLPTLQLEISAEQVPPDWQPYLILKTG; the protein is encoded by the coding sequence GTGAAACCTCGGGGCAGCCATGCTGTCAGATTCTGCCGAGAAAACGTTTATATCCGCGACAATTATACCTGCCAATACTGCGGCGAAAAACTTAACGCCAAACAGCTCACTCTTGATCACGTTGTACCTGCCTCTCATAACGGACCTAAAAATTGGACAAATGTTGTTTCTGCTTGTCGTGATTGCAATCAGCGTAAAGCGAATCGCACTCCACGCACTGCGAATATGCCTTTGCTCACTGAACCTCGCGCACCGAACTGGCTGCCAACTTTGCAGTTAGAAATCAGTGCCGAACAGGTGCCACCAGACTGGCAACCTTATCTGATTCTAAAAACCGGATAG
- a CDS encoding RNA recognition motif domain-containing protein codes for MAKKLYVGNLPYTVDDESLHNHFAQFGAVDSAKVIMDRETGRSKGFGFVEMSDDAAADAAIEKGNGIEMNGRALNVSEARPQAPREGGGGPRRFNNNNRGGGNGGGRRDYNR; via the coding sequence GTGGCTAAGAAGTTATACGTAGGCAATTTGCCTTACACAGTAGATGACGAATCTCTACACAATCACTTTGCACAATTCGGTGCAGTTGATTCAGCAAAAGTTATCATGGATCGTGAAACAGGCCGTTCAAAAGGTTTCGGCTTTGTTGAAATGTCTGACGATGCAGCAGCTGATGCAGCTATCGAAAAAGGCAACGGTATCGAAATGAACGGTCGCGCATTGAACGTATCTGAGGCTCGCCCTCAAGCTCCACGTGAAGGCGGCGGCGGTCCACGTCGTTTCAATAACAACAACCGCGGTGGCGGTAATGGCGGCGGTCGTCGCGATTACAATCGCTAA